The region AATATTTCATTTGTCCGTTGGAATCGGTTGAAGTTGAGGCGTTACCGAAATCCCAGAAGTAACTTAAGCTAACAGGTTTTCCCCAAGCTGTTAGGTTTGTAAATTGAAAATTATTTTCATTAAAACACTGAACAGAATCATTGACAGAAAAGTCTGTAACCGGACTTGGGTGAACAATTATTTCTCTCATTGCTGTATCCCTGCAACCTTGATTTGTTTCTTCAATTAAAACTACATTAAAAGTATCGGCAATTAAATAAATGTGTTGTGCCGTATCAGCATTTGAAGTGTTGTTATCTCCGAAATGCCATGTTTTTGAGCCAATTGGGTTTGTTGAATCCTGTGGATTAAAAAAAGTGAAGTTGTTTTCGTTGAAGCATTGGGCTGTGTCGTTTATGTTTATTTTTGACTCAGGCATTGGCTGTACATAAAGCTCTTTGGCTTTTGATGTTTCACAGCCATAAGATGAGGTAACTGTTAATTGAACATTAAAAGTATCTGAAAGAAGAAATGATTTTACAGGGTTTTGCTGAAAAGAGCCGGTACTATCCCCGAAATCCCACTCGTAGGTCATGTTGCCATCTATGGCGGTGGATGAATCATAAAAATAAAACTCATTGCCAAGCAAACACTGCGAGTTATCCGCAATACCAAAATTAGCATAAGCATAATTGCTGATTCTTATTTCCCTCTCAAAGGTATCACTTGTATTATTATAAAAAATAACTGCATTTGTTATATAAATACCCGTATCTGAATACACATGTTTAGGATAAAACTGCCATGAATAATTACTATCCCCAAAATACCAGTAAACTGAATCTATGTTGGTGGTGTCTTTTAAATTAAATGCAGTACTATCCCCGAGGCAAGTGTTTTCTATTTCTATATCGGGCAGGTAGAAGTAGGACTGGAGAAAGGTGGGGAGACCATAACCTGTCATAAAATTAAAAAATGAAATTGCAGTATCTTGATAATTACATGCAATACCTTTTTCATCAGGATTATGAATACATCCTAAAAAGTTATACCAACGTGCCACATAAATTTTTTTATCAAGTCCTATTTGCATGCTATAATACCTGGAACTTGTATTATTAGTATATAATTGATTAACTGATTTTTTTATAAGGCTATCTATTCCAGAAGATAAATCAATCTGGCAAATTCCTGGTGATACTGAATATGAGCGTGCAACATAAAGATTTTTTTCGTTAGCTGAAAACTCAACTCCATATACACCATATGGAAATCCGAAATTAAAAGTAATACAATTCGATACTTTTCCTGTTTTATTATTAAAATCAAATAAATCCACTATTCCATCATATTGTATTGCACAAGCAAGTTTATTTCCTGATGGAGAGAATTTTAATTGTCCATCATTATTATTTGTGTATCCTGTATGGAGTGTACCAACAGGTGAAACTACTGCATTAGTATCCAAGCCTAAATTTTTCAATAAATATGCCCTAAATTTTTGGGAGTTCCATTCGTGAACCGTAATCCAGACTGATTTCCTATCAGAATGAAAAGTAGCAGACATTCGTTCAGTAACATTTCCGCAGATATATTGGTTTTTTAAAACAACCTCTCCCTTTCCATTATCTTTAGATATATCTAAAATATGATACCAAAAACCGGGATTTGGTCTTACAACGCCTGATACTGTAAATAGATAATATATATTTGGATTTCCTGGTTGAGGTATAATTATGGCTGCTTGTGCACTATTTGAGCTTGAATGGAGGCCATAACCATTTTTTAAAGTATCATGGTTTTTATTCCATATTGTTTTCCCATCTGTATAAAACAATAAGTTTCCGTATTTATCTGAAATGCTTGCACTGCTACGGTAAGAAAATATCTTACTATCATTCAATTTAACAACATGATTGTTTTCAAATTTTAATCCGCAGTATAATCCAAAATACCAATTTTTGGATTCTAATTGTGCATGTAAAGATGTAGGAGATACACTCCAAAGCAACAATAAAAAAGAGAATATTTTAATTTTATTTAATTTATTCATAATTTAAAAGGGTACTGATGTTTATCAGTACCCTCAATATAATAATTATTTAAATATTATTTTAGTAAACTTTGAATCAAATATTGCCGAATTAATTTTCAAATAATAAATTCCGTCAGATAATTGCCCTCTTTGGAATTGAATTAAATTATCCCCTTCTACTAATAACAATTCGGAACTATATACATTTTTTCCAAATGAATTAATAAGCATGATTTCTACCTTGCATTTAGTTTCAGAAATTAAACGAATATTATAATAACTTTCAACAGGATTAGGAAATACCATAATATTATCGAAATCAAGTACAGTGTTACTGGAATCAGTTTTTGCAATTTTATATGACCCATTTGCTGGATATTCATAAGCACCCATATCAATTTGGTTTACTGTTCTTAAATACGGAGTACCTCTAAGGTCATAAGTAGAATGGAAAAAACCTGGTATATTATCACCTGAATTAATACAAGGGGATGTAGGAGTAGAAATATTTGAAGGTAAATAATCAATTCCATTATAAGTTGTGAATTTAGGATTTGCATTAATATTATAATTATTTGGCATATTGGTAAAACTTCCAATATCACAATAGGAATATTTACCAGAACTTGCGTTAGGGGGGTTACCATTGTATTCTACATCATCCGGTGAATTATCCCAGACTATATCATTATAGAATGAAGATGAAGCACTTGTATTTGGGGAAAAATACCCCCCACCTTCATCAGCATTATTATCAGCAATAGTACAGTTGTAATACTTGGAAACAGAATTCGTATCATAAATGCCACCACCATCATCTGTTGATGTATTATTGACAATCAAACTGTTATAAATTATAGGAGAAAAACCTTTTATATAAATTCCTCCCCCATCTCTATAAGCCTCATTTTCATATACTTTATTGCTATAAAACTTTGTATTATATGCACTTAGTTTTGTACTACTAATAA is a window of Bacteroidota bacterium DNA encoding:
- a CDS encoding PKD domain-containing protein codes for the protein MNKLNKIKIFSFLLLLWSVSPTSLHAQLESKNWYFGLYCGLKFENNHVVKLNDSKIFSYRSSASISDKYGNLLFYTDGKTIWNKNHDTLKNGYGLHSSSNSAQAAIIIPQPGNPNIYYLFTVSGVVRPNPGFWYHILDISKDNGKGEVVLKNQYICGNVTERMSATFHSDRKSVWITVHEWNSQKFRAYLLKNLGLDTNAVVSPVGTLHTGYTNNNDGQLKFSPSGNKLACAIQYDGIVDLFDFNNKTGKVSNCITFNFGFPYGVYGVEFSANEKNLYVARSYSVSPGICQIDLSSGIDSLIKKSVNQLYTNNTSSRYYSMQIGLDKKIYVARWYNFLGCIHNPDEKGIACNYQDTAISFFNFMTGYGLPTFLQSYFYLPDIEIENTCLGDSTAFNLKDTTNIDSVYWYFGDSNYSWQFYPKHVYSDTGIYITNAVIFYNNTSDTFEREIRISNYAYANFGIADNSQCLLGNEFYFYDSSTAIDGNMTYEWDFGDSTGSFQQNPVKSFLLSDTFNVQLTVTSSYGCETSKAKELYVQPMPESKININDTAQCFNENNFTFFNPQDSTNPIGSKTWHFGDNNTSNADTAQHIYLIADTFNVVLIEETNQGCRDTAMREIIVHPSPVTDFSVNDSVQCFNENNFQFTNLTAWGKPVSLSYFWDFGNASTSTDSNGQMKY
- a CDS encoding T9SS type A sorting domain-containing protein; this translates as ISSTKLSAYNTKFYSNKVYENEAYRDGGGIYIKGFSPIIYNSLIVNNTSTDDGGGIYDTNSVSKYYNCTIADNNADEGGGYFSPNTSASSSFYNDIVWDNSPDDVEYNGNPPNASSGKYSYCDIGSFTNMPNNYNINANPKFTTYNGIDYLPSNISTPTSPCINSGDNIPGFFHSTYDLRGTPYLRTVNQIDMGAYEYPANGSYKIAKTDSSNTVLDFDNIMVFPNPVESYYNIRLISETKCKVEIMLINSFGKNVYSSELLLVEGDNLIQFQRGQLSDGIYYLKINSAIFDSKFTKIIFK